A section of the Drosophila sechellia strain sech25 chromosome 3L, ASM438219v1, whole genome shotgun sequence genome encodes:
- the LOC6604897 gene encoding talin-2 isoform X2, with translation MFYKTKEVRISSVNLTEPQRALLGYISAGQDVLIRADEELRTKAPIQELGSDLRSIEWRENTLDTSKQAVSSHVATMSAATAQIITASHPDEVDTEAISASVSQIAQTIPEVTKEVRLIAALMENDTNGDQLLEAARNLCNAFSDLLKAAEPESKEPPQHLINAASRVGEATTHVLSTIAEEEVPENRDLHDMLLALAKAVANTTAALVLRAKNIAASCEDEQARNRVIGAASQCALATSQLVACAKVVAPTLHNAACREQLEAAAKNVARAVNSLCEVCNEASNDPKLKADLLAAARDVSKSLTDMLEHVKLSSREHANRTSTELSPVENVIIGTDILVSTHDPQEMVRHARTLGQTTAQLIQSIKGEADQQQDADMKRHLLSAAKQLADATAKLVEAARLCSSNPHDSDNQNALRKAAEELREITTTAANTPAMKRGLIQRLEFCSKQAASAATQCISAAQNAVQHSQDHQTKETLLQDCKRVADTIPRLVTSLKTTRAQPDDPNAQLNLIEAAEQFIEPALQVSKSSRALQPTVTDIPTATQLSKGALHLGQCVSELHSVAQRARDACGGQELESALEEVRKLHDVLDDTRQAAIAGQLRPLPGQTVENTADELRKSAKNVGIALSQLLSSVLHNQRSYAGAAGRDTALALGDFTRSVHGVAATTQNPAIIDCADDVVTSSARLIEQAQRTLQGATNPEALTQAGREVTGALSATVDCIPGQREVDVALRNVSELSEILSMSEFPPSSRPYATLQSELKQVAEQLSSAGGEIVVSYSSPALLAESSQNYAANYRDLLSVSMEMAGQTQEEEVRSHMIESLRHVSTQSCSLLSTAKSIAADPGQPNAKNLLHAAARGVTESINQLVDASIQSAPGQKECDNAMRNIEALRLMLDYPHEPINELGYFDCVEQATGKSRNLGYAISEMINNAKQSQHVEFSQSVNNVNDSIQGLIESSSQAAYLIGVSHPSSVAGRPGIIDQAQLTWAYQGIRQHCDIVSSQQSTKPQMISALTVIAKHTSYLCSICRQASMNTSNPVAKNEFIVLAKQVATATSDLVQAIKAIEEQPAGGSRERLVDPLLEAVKAVRQYASSSEFSSVPAKISAEGRKAQEPVIQAGRGVIDGVVEMVKAAKSLALTPDNPPVWQQLSMHSTPVSESVKRLVDNIRDKAPGQAQCEQVLHTLGTCTRELDSCALAVNAQGLSQRRDNNLHGFTGQTMNSASELIDKLEPIRVAGKNNAEQLGHAVGEISRYVVPMVNGAIGACTHIVHSQQQMSLIQQTRSVVESAITLVQSAKDSAGNPRATHAHPRLDDAIDGTREAIQELQQTVEKINAETGIVTGLMEQVNRSITRLTDKRQSLLNASYSDTFVDYQTRMVARAKEIASLANEMNAKSSVEPSALPQLAVDMTQNYQQLTQDSVGASTTTSSPDVAMRIRTTVIDLGRSVSSMIQSSAGGARPIDVGAQKEIARSAREVSEKVAQVLAALQAGSRGTQACINAAHTVSGIIGDLDTTIMFATAGTLHSDGDGSFADHREHILQTAKALVEDTKVLVTGAAGTQDQLANAAQNAVSTITQLAEAVKRGACSLGSTQPDSQVMVINAVKDVASALGDLINCTKLASGKSINDPSMQDLKESARVMVLNVSSLLKTVKAVEDEHTRGTRAMEATVEAISQEIRAMHSPPPVGNTQVGPEDLIRVTMNVTAATAKAVAAGTSNLQADIVSAANLGRRAISEMLIVCRSVAWNCAETEELRSRTLEAGTAVGESYRDLLSGILHNCSADDRMHLSRRVAKCVTDLVAMARLLKGSDWIDPEDPTVIAENELLGAAASIDAAAKKLASLRPRRQADVKIELDENMKFDEMILEAAKGIMGASAALVRAANAAQHELIDTGKVARRPLTSSDDGQWSEGLISAARLVAAATHSLVEAAQNLVRGVGTEEMLISTAKQVAASTAQLLIACKVKSNPNSEAGRRLQAAGNAVIKSTDNLVHSAQQDLEAEEERSLKINTSMVDGMAQEINARSAVLRKEKELEEARQLLKNVRHAQRYAKNAQGFTTDESDTEYAYRSQNNTLGRSGYYGSSEMHSSPSYLSGGQQQKHYYNHASPQPQHFHHPGAVSPPPSNYPPMDDPNGDFPPPPPPLSTTISNMQTPTSGHSFRPNPKLTANAVPRPYPGSPGGSNGLIPAPTTSGTPTNTNYQQSYESSSIKTLNSSPPAVPKKPAVNRNLAACVQDLHDKTFGQGGVVQLTGGNGYPGQNYEGYTSRYETRNFDKSANNTTSSSSELGAVKPLESSFSQMTLNTDGGKISIVDQGSERLTSMTQRVMERKSFTTTTESRSETKTEKHSFRLD, from the exons ATGTTTTACAAA ACTAAGGAAGTTCGCATTAGTTCTGTAAATCTGACGGAGCCACAGCGAGCTCTGCTGGGTTACATATCCGCTGGTCAGGATGTCTTGATTCGCGCTGACGAAGAGCTGCGCACAAAG GCACCCATCCAAGAGCTTGGCAGCGATTTGCGCTCTATTGAATGGCGTGAGAACACCTTGGACACTTCCAAGCAGGCGGTTAGCAGTCATGTGGCCACCATGAGCGCTGCCACTGCTCAAATTATAACCGCCTCCCATCCGGATGAAGTGGATACAGAGGCCATTTCGGCATCGGTCTCCCAGATCGCCCAAACAATTCCGGAGGTGACCAAGGAAGTGCGTCTTATTGCCGCCTTAATGGAGAATGACACGAATGGTGACCAACTGCTGGAGGCCGCCCGCAACTTGTGCAACGCCTTCAGTGATCTCCTCAAGGCAGCCGAACCAGAGAGCAAGGAACCGCCACAGCATCTGATAAACGCAGCCAGTCGAGTGGGTGAAGCTACAACTCATGTACTCAGCACTATTGCCGAAGAAGAGGTACCCGAGAACCGTGACCTCCACGACATGCTGCTAGCCTTGGCCAAGGCGGTGGCCAACACCACTGCTGCCCTTGTGCTGCGTGCTAAGAACATTGCCGCGAGCTGTGAGGATGAACAGGCCAGGAACCGTGTTATTGGAGCTGCCAGTCAGTGTGCCCTGGCTACGAGTCAATTGGTGGCTTGTGCCAAGGTGGTGGCACCAACGCTACACAATGCTGCCTGTCGTGAGCAACTTGAAGCGGCTGCCAAAAATGTGGCCAGAGCCGTCAATTCTTTGTGCGAGGTCTGCAATGAAGCAAGCAATGACCCTAAGCTGAAGGCCGATCTCCTGGCAGCGGCTCGTGATGTGTCCAAGAGCCTTACTGATATGCTGGAGCACGTAAAGCTGAGCTCCAGGGAGCATGCCAATCGCACAAGCACTGAATTGAGCCCCGTAGAGAACGTGATAATCGGCACTGATATTCTGGTATCTACTCACGATCCCCAGGAGATGGTGCGCCATGCACGTACCCTTGGACAAACCACTGCTCAGCTTATCCAGAGCATCAAGGGGGAGGCGGATCAGCAACAGGATGCAGACATGAAGCGTCATCTGTTATCCGCCGCCAAGCAGCTGGCGGATGCCACTGCTAAGTTGGTAGAGGCCGCTCGTCTCTGCTCATCCAACCCTCATGATTCGGATAACCAAAACGCTTTGCGTAAGGCAGCGGAGGAACTTCGGGAGATTACCACTACTGCGGCTAACACGCCTGCGATGAAACGTGGACTTATCCAGCgactggaattctgttcgaaGCAAGCAGCCTCAGCAGCAACCCAGTGCATCTCGGCGGCTCAGAACGCAGTCCAGCACAGCCAAGACCATCAGACTAAGGAAACCCTTCTGCAGGATTGCAAGCGAGTGGCGGACACTATCCCACGACTAGTCACCTCGTTGAAAACAACCCGTGCGCAACCCGATGACCCTAATGCCCAGCTAAATCTTATCGAGGCTGCTGAGCAGTTCATTGAACCTGCTCTGCAGGTGTCAAAATCGTCGCGGGCTCTACAGCCCACTGTCACTGATATTCCAACCGCTACCCAGCTGTCCAAGGGTGCCTTGCACTTGGGACAATGTGTCTCGGAGCTACATTCGGTAGCACAGCGTGCACGTGATGCCTGTGGTGGTCAGGAACTGGAGTCAGCCTTAGAGGAGGTGCGCAAACTGCATGACGTGTTGGATGATACACGCCAGGCTGCTATCGCCGGGCAGTTGCGTCCATTGCCGGGACAAACCGTGGAGAATACAGCCGATGAGCTGAGAAAATCGGCAAAGAACGTGGGAATCGCCTTGAGCCAACTGCTCTCCTCTGTGCTGCACAACCAGCGTAGCTACGCTGGAGCTGCTGGACGGGACACTGCCCTGGCATTGGGCGATTTCACCAGGAGCGTACACGGAGTGGCGGCCACAACACAGAATCCAGCAATCATCGACTGTGCTGATGATGTGGTTACCAGCTCGGCGCGACTCATTGAGCAGGCCCAACGCACGTTGCAGGGAGCAACTAACCCGGAAGCTTTGACTCAAGCTGGACGAGAGGTCACCGGAGCCCTTTCCGCCACCGTTGACTGCATTCCCGGACAGCGAGAAGTGGATGTGGCTTTGAGGAATGTCAGCGAATTGAGTGAAATTCTATCAATGAGTGAATTCCCACCTTCAAGCCGTCCATATGCCACTCTGCAGTCGGAACTTAAACAAGTGGCAGAGCAGTTGAGCAGCGCCGGTGGTGAGATTGTGGTGTCGTATTCCTCTCCAGCTTTGCTGGCCGAGAGTAGCCAAAACTATGCTGCCAACTATCGGGATCTATTGTCCGTCAGCATGGAAATGGCCGGCCAAACGCAGGAAGAGGAGGTGCGCTCTCATATGATCGAGTCCCTGCGTCATGTCTCCACTCAATCATGCTCTCTTCTCTCGACGGCCAAGTCGATTGCCGCCGATCCCGGTCAGCCTAATGCTAAGAACCTGCTGCATGCCGCTGCCCGAGGTGTTACCGAAAGTATCAATCAGTTGGTTGATGCCAGCATCCAATCCGCTCCAGGACAAAAGGAGTGCGACAACGCTATGCGCAACATTGAAGCCTTGCGTCTCATGTTGGACTATCCCCATGAACCTATCAACGAGTTGGGATACTTCGATTGCGTGGAACAGGCCACTGGAAAGTCAAGGAACCTTGGCTACGCTATCTCCGAGATGATCAATAATGCCAAGCAGTCGCAGCATGTGGAGTTTAGTCAATCGGTGAATAACGTTAACGACTCCATTCAGGGATTGATCGAGAGCTCATCGCAGGCCGCCTATTTGATTGGAGTTTCGCATCCTTCAAGTGTCGCAGGAAGACCAGGAATCATCGACCAAGCCCAGCTTACTTGGGCCTACCAGGGAATCCGTCAGCACTGCGACATTGTGAGCAGCCAGCAGTCTACTAAGCCGCAAATGATTTCTGCCCTTACGGTGATTGCAAAGCACACCAGTTATCTGTGCTCCATTTGCCGTCAGGCCTCGATGAACACATCGAACCCTGTGGCCAAGAACGAATTTATTGTGCTTGCTAAGCAAGTGGCCACGGCTACTTCGGACTTGGTGCAGGCTATCAAGGCTATTGAGGAGCAGCCGGCTGGAGGAAGTCGAGAGCGTCTGGTGGATCCTTTATTGGAAGCTGTCAAGGCTGTGCGTCAGTATGCTTCGAGTTCAGAGTTCAGTTCAGTGCCAGCCAAGATATCTGCGGAGGGCAGGAAAGCCCAGGAGCCAGTCATCCAAGCGGGTCGCGGTGTAATCGATGGTGTTGTGGAGATGGTCAAGGCAGCCAAGTCATTGGCCCTAACCCCCGATAATCCGCCAGTGTGGCAACAGCTCTCCATGCACTCTACCCCGGTTTCGGAGTCGGTAAAGCGATTGGTGGACAACATTCGCGACAAGGCGCCTGGACAGGCACAGTGCGAACAGGTGCTCCACACCCTGGGCACATGCACGCGAGAATTGGACAGTTGTGCCCTTGCCGTTAATGCACAGGGTCTCAGTCAGCGACGGGATAACAACTTGCACGGATTCACTGGCCAGACGATGAACTCTGCTTCCGAGCTAATTGACAAACTGGAACCTATTCGTGTGGCTGGCAAGAACAATGCCGAACAACTTGGTCACGCTGTGGGCGAAATCTCGCGTTATGTGGTGCCCATGGTTAATGGAGCAATTGGAGCTTGCACACATATTGTTCACAGTCAACAGCAAATGTCGCTAATTCAGCAGACCCGTTCTGTGGTGGAAAGTGCCATTACCCTGGTCCAATCGGCCAAGGATTCGGCTGGCAATCCTCGTGCCACTCATGCCCATCCCCGACTGGATGATGCAATCGATGGCACAAGGGAGGCCATTCAGGAACTGCAGCAAACCGTGGAGAAGATCAATGCAGAAACGGGCATCGTGACCGGATTGATGGAGCAGGTCAACCGTTCCATCACCCGATTAACCGATAAGCGGCAGTCCCTGCTGAACGCCTCGTACTCGGACACCTTTGTTGATTACCAGACGCGAATGGTGGCGCGAGCAAAGGAAATCGCCAGTTTGGCCAACGAGATGAACGCCAAGAGCAGCGTTGAACCATCGGCTCTACCTCAACTCGCCGTGGACATGACACAAAACTATCAACAGTTGACTCAGGACTCCGTTGGAGCAAGTACAACCACTTCCTCGCCGGATGTGGCAATGCGTATTCGCACCACGGTTATTGATTTGGGCCGATCGGTGAGCTCTATGATTCAGTCGTCGGCCGGCGGAGCCCGACCCATCGATGTGGGCGCCCAAAAAGAAATTGCACGCAGCGCTCGGGAGGTGTCCGAAAAGGTGGCCCAGGTGCTGGCGGCTTTGCAGGCGGGATCGCGTGGAACTCAGGCATGCATAAATGCAGCCCACACGGTATCCGGCATCATTGGAGACTTGGATACAACCATTATGTTCGCTACCGCCGGAACTTTGCATTCGGATGGAGATGGAAGCTTTGCCGACCACCGCGAGCACATACTTCAAACGGCAAAGGCTTTGGTGGAGGACACCAAGGTTCTGGTGACTGGAGCGGCTGGAACTCAGGATCAGCTAGCCAACGCCGCTCAGAATGCTGTCTCAACCATAA CTCAACTGGCTGAAGCAGTGAAGCGAGGAGCCTGCTCGCTAGGCTCTACCCAACCCGATTCCCAGGTCATGGTCATCAATGCCGTCAAGGATGTAGCCTCTGCACTTGGCGATTTGATTAACTGCACTAAGTTGGCCTCCGGCAAGTCCATCAACGATCCCTCCATGCAGGATCTTAAAGAGAGCGCCAGG GTTATGGTGCTGAATGTGTCCTCCCTGCTAAAGACTGTGAAGGCTGTAGAGGATGAGCACACTCGCGGAACTCGTGCAATGGAGGCCACCGTAGAAGCCATCTCGCAGGAGATTCGG GCCATGCACTCTCCCCCACCAGTTGGCAACACCCAGGTGGGACCCGAGGATCTGATCCGAGTGACCATGAATGTGACGGCCGCCACGGCCAAGGCTGTGGCTGCCGGAACCTCCAATCTGCAAGCTGATATTGTATCTGCAGCCAATCTGGGACGCCGTGCCATCTCTGAAATGCTTATCGTCTGCCGCTCCGTGGCCTGGAACTGTGCCGAAACGGAGGAGCTGAGATCACGCACTCTGGAGGCAGGAACTGCTGTCGGGGAATCGTAccgcgatttgctcagtggaaTCCTTCACAACTGCAGTGCCGACGATCGCATGCATTTGTCGCGTCGCGTGGCCAAGTGCGTCACCGATCTGGTGGCCATGGCCAGGCTGCTCAAGGGCTCCGATTGGATCGATCCCGAGGATCCCACAGTCATTGCTGAGAACGAGCTGCTGGGCGCTGCTGCCTCCATCGATGCCGCCGCCAAGAAATTGGCTTCACTGCGTCCTCGCCGTCAGGCCGATGTGAAG ATTGAACTGGACGAAAACATGAAGTTTGACGAAATGATCTTGGAGGCTGCCAAGGGCATAATGGGAGCATCTGCTGCCTTGGTGCGTGCTGCAAACGCTGCTCAGCATGAGCTCATCGATACGGGCAAGGTGGCCCGTCGTCCGCTAACAAGCTCCGACGATGGTCAATGGTCGGAGGGTCTCATTTCGGCCGCTCGTCTTGTGGCCGCTGCCACTCACAGCCTGGTGGAGGCAGCCCAGAACCTGGTGCGCGGAGTGGGCACCGAGGAGATGCTTATTTCCACAGCCAAGCAGGTGGCCGCTTCCACGGCTCAGCTACTGATTGCCTGCAAGGTGAAGTCCAATCCAAACTCTGAGGCCGGTCGTCGTCTACAGGCCGCTGGCAATGCAGTGATCAAGTCCACAGACAACCTGGTGCATTCTGCCCAACAGGACCTGGAAGCAGAGGAGGAACGTTCGCTTAAGATCAACACATCGATGGTCGACGGTATGGCGCAGGAGATCAACGCTCGATCCGCCGTGCTACGCAAGGAAAAGGAACTGGAGGAGGCGCGACAGCTTCTGAAGAATGTACGCCATGCGCAGCGCTACGCGAAGAACGCTCAGGGATTCACCACTGACGAAAGTGACACCGAGTACGCCTATAGAAGCCAGAACAAT ACATTGGGTCGCAGCGGTTACTACGGATCCAGCGAAATGCACAGTTCGCCAAGCTACTTGTCCGGTGGGCAACAGCAGAAGCATTACTATAACCATGCCAGTCCTCAGCCGCAGCACTTCCATCACCCAGGAGCGGTGTCTCCACCGCCGTCAAACTATCCACCGATGGATGATCCCAATGGTGACTtcccaccaccaccgccaccactGTCTACAACCATTTCTAATATGCAAACCCCCACATCGGGTCACAGTTTCCGCCCTAATCCCAAGCTAACAGCCAATGCCGTGCCCAGGCCCTATCCAGGTAGTCCTGGCGGCAGCAATGGCCTAATCCCTGCACCCACCACATCAGGCACACCCACTAACACAAACTACCAGCAAAGTTATGAGTCGTCCAGCATTAAAACGCTAAACTCATCCCCACCGGCGGTGCCAAAGAAGCCCGCTGTAAACCGGAATCTGGCGGCGTGTGTGCAGGATCTCCATGACAAGACGTTCGGTCAGGGAGGCGTAGTACAACTTACGGGCGGAAATGGCTATCCAGGTCAAAACTACGAAGGATACACGTCCAG ATATGAGACGCGTAACTTCGACAAGTCAGCCAATAataccaccagcagcagcagtgaaCTTGGAGCGGTCAAGCCATTGGAGTCAAGTTTCTCGCAGATGACCCTTAACACCGATGGCGGTAAGATCAGCATTGTTGACCAAGGCTCGGAGCGACTCACCTCGATGACCCAGCGTGTGATGGAGCGCAAGTCCTTCACCACAACAACGGAATCTCGGTCGGAGACGAAGACGGAAAAGCACAGCTTTCGATTGGATTGA